The genomic DNA CTGAAACAGCAGCACACAAGAAACAGGGGACGAGTTCAACAAAACATTGGCAGATTAAgttcaaacaaataaaaatgaaatagtaacaaaaagcagggagaagggacatTCTTGCCACTATCAGTTAGTCAAtataacagaataaaataaaagtctAAAATTGCAGAGTATTCTGCATTTGCAGGTGTCTAAGCTGCTCCAGAAAGGGTGAgagctgccctcctgcctggcacagagcatgCAGTGATTGTCCTCAGAGCCCCCTGGCCATGACAACAGCCCCAGAACCCCAACAGCCCCAGAACTGTGTGCTGGTATTTCACCCACTGccctctctgcttcctgcagagtccctcacacaaaaataaacaaagctcTAGTTATTTTTCACTGCAAGCTTggtttttcccccatttttttttttcaatttttccaaACACCTCCCCCACTTCTGCTTTGATCCCCACCTTGAACCTCTCGGGCAGCGAGCGGAGCAGCTTGACCTTGATGGAGAGGCCGATGAGCGTGGCCATGCTGCAGTGAGGGATGGTGGGCGTGAACTCCACCGACACCGTGCTCTGGGCATCGTCCACCTGCGGGGACACCGCTGTCACCCCACAGCGCCCGGCACCGCGCACGGGCACCTGTGCTGGGTGCTACTGGAAATGCAGCTAAACACTATGCAAAATACTATgaatacatttaaatattataaaatattatgtATCATTAATATGGGAATACTatgttaaatatatataatattatacatattatattataatataaacATTAAAACTATAACAATTCTAAATATATTAAATGttacatatttaaataatataataatataatataatataatataatataatataatataatataatataatataatatattttaacatGTATAATGTAacataattaatatatattatttaatatatattgaATAGGttcaatatttatataattattatacttattatttataatatttaatttattaaacatttatattacattaaaatatattaatatgttaataatattaataatttattatttatagtaattaatatttattattattatatttattattatacttAGAATCAATTATAATATGCATTATTATGTATTATTTGATATCTAATAAATATTGTgtaatatattattaaatattaccATATTTAGATATTATATAattcaaatattatttaaacattatatatttaaatatattatataattattaaaattataactattctaaatatatttatgtatattttttatatatttaaatattatattatatattatttaatatatataatgtaacATAATTagtatatattatttaatatatattgaATAGTTTTAACATATTAtacattattatatttattataatactTAATATAAATTAACAAATAATATGTATTagttattatttaatatgtAATTAATATTGTATcatatattattaaatattataatatttaaatatagtattgtttaatttttaaattttcatttaattattaatataatataatataatataatataatataatataatataatataatataatataatataatataatataatatgttaTCGGACGGCTGAGGCAGCACATCCCGGCGGGATCTCACTTTCACTCGCATTTGCTCGACGACGTTCAGCTCCTCCAGGGTGAGCGGGTGCTCGGGGTCATTGATGGAGCGGATGAGATGTGCGCGTTAAGGAAAGCGGCGCCGCCCGcctgcccagcccggccctgccctgccctgcccggcccagcccggcccggcccggccctgccctgccctgccctgcccggcccagcccggcccggccctgcccgccgcTCCCGCAGGATATCGAAGATCTCCCGGTCGTCGATGGCGTCGGGCAGCTCATCGTCCTCCTCGCGGGCGGTCACGGGGCGCTCCCCGGAGCGGCGGTAGATGAGCGGGTTCGCGTTCTCCAGCGGAGCCGCGCCCGGGCCCACCATGGCGGCACCGACACCGGCACCGCCACCGGAACCAGCCCGGAGCGGGATCGGCGGCGCACCGGGGCGGGCtcggggcgggagcggggcgggctcggggcggggcggggcggggcgggcccggggctcTTGGGCTTCCCCAGAGCCCGGCTCGGCCGCAGCGCCGGGCTGGAAGCGAATGGAGTCGGCGGCGCAGTGCCTGCCTGGGCTCCGCTCTGCCGAGGATGCTGCGATGCAATTGTTTATCTCATCTGTTCCCTACTCTGAGCAATCAAACAAAAGAACCCAGCGCAAATTTAAACTGGTGTGGCAGTGTGGGGATGAGATACTTTGGCTTCATACACGCCTCTAAAAGGAGATTAAGGCAAGAATTTACTATTTtgatttggttttcttttcttattgTTACTTTCTAGTCATTTGTAATCTAGTCCTGGTTGttgcggggggggggggggggggcaggttaggggttttgttgctttttccttGTCGTGGTGTTTTGGTgccattttttgttgttttaaggGGGTTTTAAAGAACTTGATAGCATTTAAGCTCTGTGTTCAGACTTGCCCTGTGTTCTCCGCCGGTGGCGCTGGCAGCCGGTGAATGAAGGAGCGGCGATCGGCGCCGGGCACTGCCGGGACCGCCTGAGGCCCTCCCGTCCTGCGGGGCGTCGTCGGTGACCGGGGCTATATCGATAATAGGGCTGTATCGCTGATCAGGTGCTGTATCGATAATCAGGTGCTGTGTCACTGATCAGGTGCTGTATCGCTAATCGGGGCTGTATCAATAATCGGGGGCTCTATCGATAATCAGGGTCAGTATTGATAGTCGGAGCTGTATCGCTGATCAGGTCTGTACCGCTAATCGGGGCTGTATCGATAATCAGGTGCTGTGTCACTGATCAGGTCTGTATCGATAAGCAGGGTCTGTGTCGCTAAGCAGGGTCTGTGTCtctctcctgtttgtttttgGCGCTCTGGAGGCGTTGGCTGCCGGTCACGCCGCGGTTCAGCCTCGCTCCGTGCCCCGGCTGCCCTCGCCGGGACCTTTGTCCCCTCCTGTTCCGGATAAAAGCGCAGAGAGCCCCCGGGAGCCCGGGGGTGACCATGGCTCCTGCGAGCCCGATCGCGGTCCTTTGTGCCGGCTTTGGGTTTGTAGCGCTCCTCGTGTGCGGGGCAGAAGGTGAGCTCGGTGAGCTGGTGCTGTTcttgctgctggggaagccGCTGCACCAAGTGCCAATGATTTTTACAAAGGCGGTAAATCTCTTCTGCTTTGGTTACCAATCTGCCAAAATGCCTTCGTGATGCAAAATTACTGGTTTTGTGAGatgatttaatgaaaataaagctTTCTATCTTTTTTAAAAGGTAGAAAGCAGCAACATTTCTGAATTctctaaataaaatattttttaagatcTTGTTGAATGATAAATTTAGGAAGTGTTAATGGGTTTGCTGTTTGCTCTGAAATTTGCTCTTGCAGGGTGACAAAATCCTGCCCTACCTGGCTCCAGGTGACACTGGCGTAAGGGCTTGGCAGGGGGCGTCTGTCGCTCCACCAAAGCAATATGAAGACTGAACAAAATTGAAACGAATAACCTGAAATGTTCTAAATTAAACAATCAGTTAAAAATACTTAATGGAAAAGTCTGTGTGACAGTTATGAAGGTGCAagttaatgatttttttttccttttgttttacctAGGACAGAGTGGTGCTGGGCCAGAAGTGACCATTGCACTCGGACGGCTCAAAGGAACACAGACAAATGTGAAGGGCACAGACAAGCTTGTCGATGTTTTCCTTGGAATTCCTTTTGCAAAAGCCCCTCTTGGATCCTTGAGGTTTTCTCCACCTGAACCACCTGAACCCTGGACTGGTGTGAGAGATGCAACTTCTCACCCACCGCTGTGAGAGCTGTTCATTTGTGCTGGTCAGAGCTGTGTTTATTGGGGTGCAGGGGCCTGAGTTGATATTTGGTGGTGGATACACTGCCAGTACTGCTGTAGTGTTTCTAGTACAGGTGTTGAGATGTGCTTTTACAGGCTGCACCTCTCACTGATTATAGATAAGACAAAATTCAAGCACCCTGTAGGGATTCAGCTGGGTGCAAAAGTTTTCTCTACTGTTGTTATCTTGATGCTATTGCAGGTTTAGTACTAATaattgagctttttttttttttgctttctttttttgtgaagCTGTCCTCAGGATCTGTCCCTGttgaaaacagctgaaaaaaactTCAAAGAAAAGCACCTTGCATTCCAAACTTCTGAGGACTGTTTGTATCTCAGTGTTTACAGCCCCGCTGGCTCAAGCAAAAAGGACAAGTTACCTGTATGTAAACCATTGAACAAGCTTGTGTTTTATAAAGCTTGCAAGTAATGATTGCTCCTAAGAGACTTaactgcttttgaaaatgtgaTGCTGCACAAGCAGAAATAATATTAGCATGTAAAATTCCAAGTCCACCAATCTGAAATTCAGCAGCCATCGTGCTTCGGTGTTTTGGTGTTCCTAATTCTCtgatattgttttcctttttcaagtgAAATCTGCAAACCAGTGCATAAAGGTTGTGTCTCACTCTTTTGTTTCCAAGGTAATGGTGTGGATCCATGGAGGCAATTTCATATTTGGTGGTGCTGCTCGCTATGATGGCTCTGCACTGTCAGCCTATGAGAATGTTGTGGTGGTTTTAATTCAGTACAGACTGGGACTCCTTGGATACTTCAAGTAAGAACACCTATTTCACTTTGTAAAAAGTACTTGCTGTCATGTTGAAAGCATGGGTAGTTCTGATTGCTAAATGTGCTGGGCTTCTGTATCAGCTTCCCACTGTTAGAGTGGTTTAAATGTACATAATTCACCGACATCAGGACTTCAGAACACTGAGAAATGTCTGTACATTCCATCTGCATGGTCATGTCATTGTAGCCTGCTATCAGATCATAGGTGGGCTTATTTGGTGCTGGACAGGATGTTTGTTCTGGCCTTTGCTTCCATCCTCTGCTGTGTAAAGCAAAAACTCAGGCAGAGTAAAGGCCAGGGGTGTACCTGAGCAGGGGTGAGCAGAAAATGGAGGGAGTCAGGGGCTGAGGTGTGACCCTGAGGGGCTGTTGGTCACTTTGCACCAAGCACAGAGTGCTGGGGTGGCCTCTGctgtgccactgtcactgtgccactgctttgtgctttctgagatggctctgctgtgcctctgtcactgtgccactgctctgtgctttctgagagggctctgctgtgccactgtcactgtgccactgctctgtgcttcctgagatggctctgctgtgccactgtcactgtgccactgctctgtgctttctgagatggctctgctgtgccactgtcactgtgccactgtcactgtgCTTTCTgagagggctctgctgtgcctctgtCACTGTGCTTCCTgagagggctctgctgtgccactgtcactgtgCTTCCTGAgatggctctgctgtgccactgtcactgtgCTTCCTgagagggctctgctgtgccactgtcactgtgccactgctctgtgcttcctgagagggctctgctgtgccactgtcactgtgccactgctctgtgcttccCTTCCAGCACTGGTGACGAGCACGCCCCTGGGAACTGGGCGTACCTGGACCAGGTCGCTGCCCTTCGGTGGGTGCAAGGAAACATCGAGCACTTTGGTGGAGACCCAGCTTCTGTCACTCTCTTTGGGATATCTGCAGGATCTTGCTCTGTTTTTGCACATGTAGGTATATagtacataaaaataaaaatcttcaaaagCTTAATTATGGTTTTTGACCGTGAGTTTAACAGCACATTGGGTGAAATCTGGAGATTTAGCAAATAAAGATGTGTAATTCCCAACTGAATCCAGGAGTTAATAGACTATAACTAGCATAAAGTTGTAAGGTAAGGATGTTAATGTAGAATAAATACTTTTTGTTCTTCCCTTCTTGGCAGGTGTTATCTCCTTTATCTAAGGGTCTCTTTCATAAAGCTATATCAGAGAGTGGAATTATAATTCCCCCCAGTAAAAATTTACGTCTTTCAACAGATCTTGAGGTAAGctcatttttttgcattttaaaatctttatagCCTAAAATAGGCTTCTTCTATGGATAGAAGGATACTATATATCTATATAGGATATTTAAGGGGTATATGTAGATATCTAAAGGATACTTCTATGTGataatttgtttaaaagaagaaaggggaaaatgtcATTGTATACCATGCAACAAAGTTGATCCAGTTTATTGTTGCAGCACACCTGTTGAATTTTGGTCTGTTTGGTGTTAGAAATAGATTGGAAAGCTGTATGATTGTAACAGCTGTGGGCTGGCAAAGGCATTTCAGTCACACACATATCAAGCCAGGCAAATGTCCATTTTTATAGCCACTGTACTTGATACAGTAACTCTGGCATTTATTAtggaaagtttgacaagaaTCCAGAAGAAGGATTCAGCTTTTTATTGACCTACAGTCTTTTAGAGAGAGCCTTTATGTGaagtaaattaattaaatataaaacaacaaaaagccccaaacttaaaataaaataactttcaCTAAGTGCCTTTTAATATCTTTTCCTGTAATGGCAGACAGTaataatgtaaatatttctgtattttctttccttatttggTTTATGCTAAAGCTTGTATTATCTCTACAGCAAAGTTTGAAAAAACAGTGAATGGAAAGACAGCAAAAAAGAGAAGTACAGCAGAATGATTTCACTTTGTGATCAAACAGTAGAACAAAATACTCAAAGATCTATGAAGCTCACTTAAATCTGCCACTAACAAGCTCTTAACAGCAGCATGTATAATGATTTTATAAGAGTGCTTGTCTTTGTTgataattttcagaaaattgcCAGTATCTTCAAGTGTGATGCAAGcagctccctctccctgctggacTGCTTGAGGAAGCAGGAAGCAGAGCACATAGTCCTTAACAGCAAGGTAGGTGAGGCTTCATGGCAACAGAACTTTTAATGGCTCACTTGCAAAACTTTAGCTCAGCCTCTGATCAGAGTTCACTGATGGTCCGTTCCAAAGTTgatttttcttatcttttgtCAAAATACTCCCCAAATGTTGAAGCAATTTCACACATCAATTCTTTCTGGAAGTTTGGCAGTGTCACAGCACCTGTGAAGTTGAGCAAGGCCTGAGCACCCCTGTGTTTTAATCCTGTCAGAACAGCCCAGGATCAGGAACTCTTTACATTCCTCTACACTTGACCCAGCCAGGCCTGCATTTTACACTCTTGTGCCAAACTGAATTTATGTTACAGTGGCTGTAGATACTTGAATTTCTTAAAGCCCTTTTTTGCATTTTG from Melospiza georgiana isolate bMelGeo1 chromosome 14, bMelGeo1.pri, whole genome shotgun sequence includes the following:
- the CIAO2B gene encoding cytosolic iron-sulfur assembly component 2B codes for the protein MVGPGAAPLENANPLIYRRSGERPVTAREEDDELPDAIDDREIFDLIRSINDPEHPLTLEELNVVEQMRVKVDDAQSTVSVEFTPTIPHCSMATLIGLSIKVKLLRSLPERFKLDVHITPGTHASEHAVNKQLADKERVAAALENSHLLEVVNQCLSARS
- the CES2 gene encoding cocaine esterase is translated as MAPASPIAVLCAGFGFVALLVCGAEGQSGAGPEVTIALGRLKGTQTNVKGTDKLVDVFLGIPFAKAPLGSLRFSPPEPPEPWTGVRDATSHPPLCPQDLSLLKTAEKNFKEKHLAFQTSEDCLYLSVYSPAGSSKKDKLPVMVWIHGGNFIFGGAARYDGSALSAYENVVVVLIQYRLGLLGYFNTGDEHAPGNWAYLDQVAALRWVQGNIEHFGGDPASVTLFGISAGSCSVFAHVLSPLSKGLFHKAISESGIIIPPSKNLRLSTDLEKIASIFKCDASSSLSLLDCLRKQEAEHIVLNSKEISFLPLVLDGVFLHKPPEEILAGKEFNAVPFMIGVTNNEFGWNIRSTSKMKGLREIGDRKSIASTVEVFLPMIDVPSDFLPMILDEYLGDTEDPAELRDGFLDLLGDMAIVMPAIKALNYHRESGAPTYFFEFQHRASAFRDSKPDYVKADHGDEVGFVFGGPFLAGDIQLRSEVTEEEKNLSRTLMKYWANFARNGNPNGEGLVEWPSYNLNEEYLQINLQQKKDRKLKEKKVEFWKKVILEKTKSKSTQNMKFKLEL